A stretch of the Spirochaetota bacterium genome encodes the following:
- a CDS encoding GldG family protein — MKKLIDFFKKNLVFNELLFYISVVLMILFSIFKLIFKNNLFYIGSAFGLIGLIFYFIVNPEIFIELFSSKESKKNFYTVVKSILILILIISFFSVFGDKLPKIDLTSTKIYSLSPLTKEVLKKLDSELTIYYFITGSESSSALIESIEKLINAYEKRSKYIKLKKIDIRRDPIIAQKFSISSANSIVLVYKNRKKEINPWDLYEMQYDQQESSQMFIGEKILTSSIKFLMNEKPKKIYFVIGHEEYYRNDYNQNGISKFKEMLENLGHVTEDITLIEKGKIPEDCDLLVIAAPKKNYTETEIKIIDEFINRGGKFFLFDRYYSEGNISNIVYHIYNKFKVERLKGVLIDKDKFYNEFKEIAPVIRLNYHKTTENVQALNLPVLSLFSIPLKVDFTKDYNDFKIYSIADTYETTFNAIWDEKKKDISVDDLKFENKSGQYKGSRPIVLIIEKKNVPQSSETTNTNDENNKNNNVNQANKSSPNKSTENNQKSTNENNFVPQGVIFSSVLIENWLAELPIGNFNLVENLVNFTVGDIELVDIGGKLIKDPKIVMNNNQRNIFTFFILIFVPIILPLLYVLFIIVIPKLRIKYFSQKKE; from the coding sequence ATGAAGAAACTTATAGATTTTTTTAAAAAAAACCTTGTATTTAATGAATTATTATTTTATATTTCAGTTGTTTTAATGATATTATTTTCTATATTTAAATTAATTTTTAAAAATAATCTTTTTTATATAGGAAGTGCATTTGGATTAATTGGATTAATATTCTATTTCATAGTTAATCCTGAAATTTTTATTGAATTATTTTCATCTAAAGAAAGTAAAAAAAATTTTTATACAGTTGTTAAAAGTATTTTAATACTAATATTAATTATTTCATTTTTTTCAGTATTTGGAGATAAATTACCGAAAATAGATTTAACATCTACCAAAATATATTCTCTTTCACCTTTAACTAAAGAGGTCCTTAAAAAATTAGATTCAGAATTAACTATATACTATTTTATAACGGGTTCAGAAAGTAGTTCTGCTCTTATAGAATCTATTGAAAAATTGATTAATGCATATGAGAAAAGATCAAAATATATAAAATTAAAAAAGATTGATATTAGAAGAGATCCTATTATTGCTCAAAAATTCTCAATCTCTTCTGCTAATTCTATAGTTTTAGTATATAAAAACAGAAAAAAAGAGATAAATCCTTGGGATCTATATGAAATGCAATATGATCAACAAGAATCTAGTCAGATGTTTATAGGCGAAAAAATATTAACCTCCAGTATTAAATTTTTAATGAATGAAAAACCAAAAAAAATATATTTTGTTATTGGGCATGAAGAATATTATAGAAATGATTATAATCAAAATGGAATATCTAAATTCAAAGAAATGTTAGAAAATTTAGGACATGTTACTGAAGATATAACTTTAATTGAAAAAGGTAAAATCCCTGAAGATTGTGACCTTCTTGTTATAGCAGCACCTAAAAAAAATTATACTGAAACAGAAATAAAAATAATAGATGAGTTTATAAATAGAGGGGGAAAATTTTTTCTTTTTGATAGATATTACTCTGAAGGAAATATTTCAAACATTGTATATCATATTTATAATAAATTTAAAGTTGAAAGATTAAAAGGAGTTCTTATTGATAAAGATAAATTTTACAATGAATTTAAAGAAATTGCTCCTGTAATAAGATTGAATTATCATAAGACTACCGAAAATGTCCAAGCTCTAAATTTACCTGTGTTATCACTATTTAGTATTCCATTAAAGGTTGATTTTACAAAGGATTATAATGATTTTAAAATTTATTCTATTGCAGATACTTATGAAACAACTTTTAATGCTATATGGGATGAAAAAAAGAAAGATATTAGTGTCGATGATTTAAAGTTTGAAAATAAATCTGGTCAATATAAGGGGTCTAGACCAATAGTATTAATTATTGAAAAGAAAAATGTTCCTCAGTCAAGTGAAACTACAAATACTAATGATGAAAATAATAAAAATAATAATGTTAATCAAGCAAATAAAAGTTCGCCAAATAAAAGTACTGAAAATAATCAAAAATCTACGAATGAAAATAACTTCGTACCTCAGGGAGTTATATTTTCTTCTGTTTTAATAGAAAACTGGCTTGCTGAATTACCTATCGGTAACTTCAATCTTGTAGAAAATCTTGTTAATTTTACTGTTGGTGATATAGAATTAGTAGACATAGGTGGTAAATTAATTAAAGATCCAAAGATAGTGATGAATAATAATCAAAGGAATATATTTACATTTTTTATTTTAATATTTGTTCCAATTATTTTGCCACTACTTTATGTACTTTTTATAATTGTAATTCCAAAGCTTAGAATTAAATATTTTTCTCAAAAAAAAGAATAA
- a CDS encoding ABC transporter permease: MGKIFLIANREFNSVFKNSIMAYILLILYYIITSFLFYTFVIVTNRAELVGVFNNIYVVLLFFIPALTSRSFIDEKKNNTMELLLTSPVTKTEIYLGKFFSYMFFYLIMILPTIIYIIFIFLFGKPQIGVLISSLIGYLLVGLYFICIGLFFSSISPNQVIATILGIIFLLMLLLLTWIENAQVSFKLKEIIKDISYISHLDSFNKGLLDFKDILYFLLYSFFFSFLTISTIDIKNS; this comes from the coding sequence ATGGGAAAGATATTTCTAATTGCAAATAGAGAATTTAATTCAGTTTTTAAAAATTCTATAATGGCATATATACTATTAATTTTATATTATATTATAACATCTTTTTTATTTTATACTTTTGTTATTGTTACAAACAGAGCTGAGCTTGTTGGTGTTTTTAATAATATATATGTTGTTCTACTATTTTTTATCCCAGCTTTAACTTCCAGATCCTTTATTGATGAAAAGAAAAATAATACTATGGAATTACTTTTGACTTCACCTGTTACAAAAACAGAAATTTATCTTGGTAAATTTTTCTCTTATATGTTTTTTTATTTAATTATGATTCTCCCGACTATTATTTATATAATTTTTATTTTTTTATTTGGTAAACCTCAAATAGGTGTTTTAATAAGTTCATTGATAGGTTATTTGCTTGTTGGACTATATTTTATATGTATAGGTTTATTTTTCTCAAGTATTTCTCCAAATCAAGTTATAGCCACAATATTGGGCATTATATTTTTACTTATGCTTTTGCTTTTAACATGGATTGAAAATGCACAGGTTTCTTTCAAACTTAAAGAGATTATTAAAGATATATCTTATATTTCCCATCTTGATTCTTTTAATAAAGGGTTACTTGATTTTAAAGATATATTATATTTTTTATTATATTCATTCTTTTTTTCTTTTTTAACAATAAGTACAATTGATATCAAGAATAGTTAA
- the lepB gene encoding signal peptidase I: protein MKNNSFIYYFKIFIGKTNKKYDDLNNFEKFIVLIREILIILVLFLLIIRPLIFSSYYVPTGSMEKTIMTGSLLFGSPLVYGGYIPIINLKMPGLKKIKRGDIVIFKYPVDPKRIFVKRVIGLPGDKIEIIGKTVFINDKPLNEPYVQFIQDPFYENHPEIKRPNFGPIIVPENQYFVMGDNRDNSADSRVWGFLPRENIFSAPLIVYFSIDPQTKKIRWKEIFKIIYNK from the coding sequence ATGAAAAATAATTCATTTATTTATTACTTTAAAATTTTCATTGGAAAAACTAATAAAAAATATGATGATCTTAATAATTTTGAAAAATTTATTGTGCTAATTAGAGAAATTTTAATTATTTTGGTTTTATTTCTTTTAATAATAAGACCTTTGATATTCTCTAGTTATTATGTCCCAACAGGATCAATGGAAAAAACTATAATGACAGGGTCTTTACTTTTTGGTTCACCATTAGTTTATGGAGGATATATACCAATAATAAACTTGAAAATGCCAGGATTAAAAAAAATAAAAAGAGGAGATATTGTTATTTTCAAATATCCAGTAGATCCAAAAAGAATATTTGTAAAAAGAGTAATTGGTTTACCTGGGGATAAAATAGAAATAATTGGCAAAACTGTTTTTATAAATGACAAACCACTTAATGAACCTTATGTTCAATTTATACAAGATCCTTTTTATGAAAATCACCCTGAAATTAAAAGACCAAATTTTGGACCCATAATTGTACCTGAAAATCAATATTTTGTTATGGGAGATAATAGAGATAATTCAGCAGATTCTAGAGTTTGGGGATTTTTGCCTAGAGAAAATATTTTTTCAGCACCACTTATCGTTTATTTTTCTATTGATCCACAAACTAAAAAAATTAGATGGAAAGAAATTTTTAAAATCATTTATAATAAATAG
- a CDS encoding M20 family metallo-hydrolase, producing MDIKDKILKQIESHKTDIISFLKEIIRINSINPRLGGPGEKTLARFILDYLSNYRAINTKTFICEDLILGNRYNILASLNGRRKDKCFYIVTHMDTVGEGDIKEWKYHPFEPIENSNRIFGLGSETKQSITTGIFTLIILDKLDILPEYNLSLLIVSDEETGSEHGIKFLFQNNIFNKDDMVLVLDSGSADGAFIEIAEKSVLWLKIEAFGKQTHSSNPLKGKNSTRAIINFANELINFLYNKYNDYDKTFENPYSSFEPTYINSNIDNFNTIPGYTKLFIDCRILPVYDVESIISEIKELKNKFEQLNDIKLKITFPFKFQSPPPLNKDIYFIKNFTSVLKELKKIDIRIGGHGKLTTASFFRINEIPAIAWCTNDNTSHQPNEYCYIKNLLNDIFTLVYFFYFFN from the coding sequence ATGGATATAAAGGATAAAATATTAAAACAGATAGAATCACATAAAACAGATATAATCAGTTTTTTGAAAGAAATAATAAGAATTAACTCTATTAACCCAAGATTAGGTGGACCAGGTGAAAAAACACTTGCTAGATTTATTTTAGATTATTTATCTAATTATAGAGCAATTAATACAAAAACATTTATTTGCGAAGATTTAATACTTGGTAATAGATACAATATACTTGCTTCATTAAATGGTAGAAGAAAAGATAAATGTTTTTATATTGTTACACACATGGATACAGTAGGTGAAGGTGATATTAAAGAATGGAAGTATCACCCTTTTGAACCTATTGAAAACTCTAATAGAATTTTCGGATTAGGTTCAGAAACAAAACAAAGTATAACTACAGGTATTTTTACTCTAATTATTTTAGATAAACTTGATATTTTGCCTGAATATAATTTATCCTTATTAATTGTTTCTGATGAAGAAACTGGGTCTGAGCATGGAATAAAATTTTTATTCCAAAATAATATTTTCAATAAGGATGATATGGTTCTAGTTTTAGATTCAGGTTCTGCAGATGGTGCTTTTATAGAAATAGCTGAAAAATCTGTATTATGGCTCAAAATTGAAGCTTTCGGGAAACAGACTCATAGTTCAAATCCATTAAAAGGGAAAAACAGTACTAGAGCTATTATTAATTTTGCTAATGAATTAATAAATTTTCTTTACAATAAATATAATGATTATGATAAAACATTTGAAAATCCTTATTCTTCATTTGAACCTACTTACATAAATTCAAATATTGATAATTTTAATACTATTCCAGGATACACTAAGCTATTTATCGATTGTAGAATATTACCAGTATATGATGTTGAATCAATAATTAGTGAAATTAAGGAACTCAAAAACAAATTTGAACAACTTAATGATATAAAACTAAAAATAACTTTCCCATTTAAATTTCAATCACCTCCTCCCTTGAACAAAGACATATATTTTATTAAAAACTTTACATCTGTATTAAAAGAATTAAAGAAAATTGATATTAGAATTGGAGGACATGGAAAACTTACTACAGCTTCATTTTTCAGGATTAATGAAATACCTGCAATTGCATGGTGTACAAATGATAATACATCACATCAACCCAATGAGTATTGTTATATAAAAAATTTACTAAATGATATATTTACACTTGTCTATTTTTTCTATTTTTTTAATTAA
- a CDS encoding ABC transporter ATP-binding protein translates to MIKLVNVTKEYGKFKAVDKISFEIKKGEIVGFLGPNGAGKTTTMRVITGYFLPTSGEVYISNYNIEEEPDVAKSLIGYLPENPPLYPEMPVNDYLKFVGLIKGLSKNVINNRIDYVIEKTALQEKRFEKIKTLSKGLKQRVGIAAAIIHDPEVLILDEPTIGLDPLQIIEIRNLIKEIGKEKTILLSSHILAEVQEVCDKVIIIHKGKILAQDSKDNLKKKITSGLRILIKVKNPDENIIQILKGVVGVKEVILNENKEILVFTEDIENIQNDLSKKILENGYTLLEIKEEEMSLEEIFSKIIKEE, encoded by the coding sequence ATGATAAAATTAGTAAATGTGACTAAAGAGTATGGTAAATTTAAAGCTGTTGATAAAATAAGTTTTGAAATAAAAAAAGGAGAAATTGTTGGTTTTCTTGGTCCAAATGGAGCTGGTAAGACTACTACTATGAGAGTTATTACTGGATATTTTTTGCCAACATCTGGTGAAGTTTATATAAGTAATTACAATATAGAAGAAGAGCCAGATGTTGCTAAATCACTAATTGGATATTTACCTGAGAATCCACCTTTATATCCCGAAATGCCAGTAAATGATTATTTGAAATTTGTTGGATTAATAAAAGGTTTATCAAAAAATGTTATAAATAATAGAATAGATTATGTAATAGAAAAGACAGCTTTACAAGAAAAAAGGTTTGAAAAGATAAAAACTTTATCAAAAGGATTAAAACAAAGAGTTGGAATTGCTGCTGCTATAATACATGATCCAGAGGTTTTAATTCTTGATGAACCTACAATTGGACTTGACCCCTTACAAATAATAGAGATAAGAAATCTTATTAAAGAGATAGGCAAAGAAAAAACTATTTTACTTTCATCTCATATATTAGCCGAAGTGCAAGAAGTATGTGATAAAGTTATTATTATTCATAAAGGGAAAATATTAGCTCAAGATTCAAAGGACAATCTCAAAAAAAAGATAACTTCCGGATTGAGAATATTAATTAAAGTTAAAAATCCTGATGAAAATATAATTCAGATCCTAAAGGGAGTTGTGGGGGTTAAAGAAGTTATACTGAATGAAAATAAAGAAATATTAGTTTTTACAGAAGATATTGAAAATATTCAAAATGATCTTTCAAAAAAGATCCTTGAAAATGGATATACACTTCTTGAAATAAAAGAAGAAGAAATGAGCCTTGAGGAGATATTTTCTAAAATTATTAAGGAGGAATAA